The region TCCTTTCCCTAAAATTAAAATTGATTCTAAGTGATTTATTATCATTTACGAGATTAGTTTTTAAAATATTAATTTAATTATATAAAATAAAAAGATTGTGATTTTAATCACAAAGAATAGGTGTACTTGAAGTGTTTTTAGGGTTCTTTAATGTGAAAAAAAGTTATTTTTTTCTTTATTTCAAAAAAGTTTGTTTCTTTTTTCACATTTCAATAAAAAATGCTAAGTTGAACAATCAACAGGGAATCACACACAACTTTTAAAACCCAATAAGATGAAAGTGAGGAAGACGCTATGACTTACAAAGAAATGCAGGAACTGCTGATGCGGGAAATGAGACTCTACCATTATCCAGTAGCTGTTAAATATTTTTTCGACCAGGCGGCAGTTGATGATTTCAAGGAAAAAGCAGAATTCCACGTTCCCATTAAGCCCATGACTTTCTGCCAGTGGGAAATCGCTGCACGCATGAAAGGACAGACTGTATACTCTGACGTTTCCGGCCTCGGATGCGGCAATGCGAAATATGCATTCGCATGGAAAGAACTGGACGAAGGCGAAATCAAAGGCCATGCGAAATACGTTAAAGACCTTGATCAGGCCAAAAAATTTGTACTCAGCAAACCCCGCATGCCCGAAGGACTGATCGGCATCGCAGTTGCTCCCCTCGGTTCCATTGATGGAATCTTCGAGCCGGATGTTGTTCATTTCTATGTAGATAACATGCAGGCTTACCACCTTGCTGTTGACTATGCTGCTGCCACCGACACACACCCCCTGCGCCCCAATGTAACCATGAACTCTTCTGCCTGTGCGGGTTGCGTATATACTTACAACGAGCAGGAATTCAACATGGTTCCGGCCTGCTCCGGCAGCTACAACGCCGGTAAAACCGAACGCGGCGAAATCAACGTTATGATCCCCGGCAAGAAATTCAAGTCTGTAGTTGAAAGACTCTGTGACCGCATTGAATTGGCAAGCTCCTCCATCACCAAGCCCGGTGACGGCTTCCCCGGTCAGGATGTCTGCAAAAA is a window of Maridesulfovibrio sp. DNA encoding:
- a CDS encoding DUF169 domain-containing protein; protein product: MTYKEMQELLMREMRLYHYPVAVKYFFDQAAVDDFKEKAEFHVPIKPMTFCQWEIAARMKGQTVYSDVSGLGCGNAKYAFAWKELDEGEIKGHAKYVKDLDQAKKFVLSKPRMPEGLIGIAVAPLGSIDGIFEPDVVHFYVDNMQAYHLAVDYAAATDTHPLRPNVTMNSSACAGCVYTYNEQEFNMVPACSGSYNAGKTERGEINVMIPGKKFKSVVERLCDRIELASSSITKPGDGFPGQDVCKNCPLIIFKKEN